The stretch of DNA GCAGGACTGAGGGTTGTGCAGAGTCAGTGGGAAGCAGAAGCAGTGCTGGACATCCTCCTGCACTCAGACAGTTTCAGAAAGCAGCCCAAATTTCCTTTGGAAGGGGACCAGTCTGCGCTCTCCCTGTTCCCTATAGGCCAGGCTAGCTTCTAGAGGCTTTTTCAGGGAAGGGCTGAATTCTACTGCCTCTCAAATTAAATGAGATGAGGGCACAGGGCTGAAGGGATGATGACAGGAGTGAAAAATCAGAGCTCAGCACTGACACTCATCTTTGTATTGGTGGTTCTGACACTTCCGATAAAGCAGCAGtgtgcagcccaggaggaaaTGCACAGTGTTTCTGTGGTTTCACCCCACCCCTCAAACATACGTTGGTTTTCAGTTTACAATATCTTCTGGAACACCACTACCATCTGCCACaatcccctctcctccccataaGCAAGAGACCTCATGTTGACGTTACCTGATCAGATAAAGCTCGTTGTTCCAGGGATAGACATTGAGAACCGGCCCAACTCCGATCATGTGGTTGTGACAGTCTCCCACGTTCTCAACATACTCGTGCTTCAGGGGCACCTTGCTGAGGAGCTCGAACTGATCAGGGGCTTGCCGGAGAACCTGCTCTGCCGCGTAGAAACCATCCACCAGCAGCGTCCGCCCACCCGTGCCCTCGTGCTTCAGGCAGTGAAACACTTGGATGCTGCATGGGCAAAAGAATCAAGAATTAAAGTACACCAAGAGCACAGGAGAAAAGACCTTGGCTGCCCGCCCCATGGACAGACAGCATTGCTCTTGGACCCAGTCAGATGTCAATGGATGCATCACCCTTCTCACTTCACTAAGACCTGCCAAGGAATGGAGACAGACCAGCAAGAAATGGCTGTACCTGCCGTTTCTTTAGGCCCAATCTCAGACATTTGGCTTTCCGAGAAGGTGGTTAACTGCTTACATGGCCTCCCAGATCAAGTGACATGAGTCTGGGAGACTTCAAGTGGTGTAGGATCAGGCCTGTGTCACCCAAAGTCCATCCAGGCAGTAGGATGTAGAGGTTCAAAAGCATAAAACCAACTTCTCTAGAATATTTCAGAACAAGAGGACAGTTAAAGAAATGCTGGTTGTACTGTTGAGGTCTCCAGGAAAGACAAGGGGAGTCCAGGGTGACTCTAATTCAATGGTCTCCCACAAACAGTCAAGAGACGTCCCTCAACATCCTTAAAGACCCTTTGGaaagcctggagcagagaagcttACCTACAGGGACATCCCCTCCCCAGTGGGAAGCCATCCAACTCAGCTTCTGTCCTTCTATTCCATCTCTGaagcttctccttcccttcatCCAAGCAAGGCAGGCATTGTACAAATTGGTTAGGAACAAATACTCAGGAGCTGCCTCGAGCCACCTACTCCCAATTTTCAGTGTACAAACTTCACTTGATAAAAAATTAATTGCGACCTTCTGGGAAAGCCTTTATCTCCTGATCTCCCTTCAGGGCCTCTTAACCCAGTCCCACAGCAAGTGATGTGGCAGGAGCTCCCCGCTCCACCCTCACCTTTTCACCTGGGTGCTCCAACCTCCCCTCTACCCACAACAGGTTCAGGATCATTTTACAAAGTCAGTCCACCAGCACTGGAGCAAAGGACACACTGTGCCTCAAAGGCACCCGCCGCCTCCTGCGGCTCGGGGCACTGAGAAAGCCTCTTCTAAGGGCAGGCTCTACGGGTACAGTCTTTCCCATCGCTTGGGGAGTTTCTATCCTCTACCCTTTGCAATAATTTAACTTGAGACTTGTCAGATTTGGTTGATTTCAGCAAAGCAGTGGGGGAAAGCAGACATTCAAATGAACACATCTTTCTTGAAAAACACCCCATTTCATTTAGAAGCAGGTCAAAGACTGTTTCAAGTGATTTGGAAGCAAGTCTGAAACAGTCTGGGAAGAAGGGATTTCTGGCAGAGATGGGGGCTCAGGAAAGCCAGAAATTCATGTTTTTCCTGCACAACTATGGTTTTGCAGGATTGCAAGCACTAATGGTTAGCCCCGCTAAATTAGCCCATGCTGTCGTTTGATACACTTCAGTTGGCTGCAGATGCGAATACGCCTACCTGAAGGGAACCCTTCCAAGTGGAAAAGAAAGGTATAAAAATAGCTAACGAGCACTATAGTTCTGGCACCAAGCAGTTTAATCAAAGCTCTTTTGTAGGCTGAAGTTCTGATTACTAATTACTTGATTTGATTTTAGGGAAGATTTTGTGAGCTCCTAACACAAGTCAGCCAAGCAGGTAACACTGTGCAGGTCACGAAAGTACACGGgttctgcaggcagctgttcacCAAAACCAGGGAAGCCAACTAGATCTGGCTTGAAGCATGTGGCAGGACCCATGCTTTATGCATATACTCCTAGCCCCACAGAGCACGACAAAATCCACTTTGCTCCTGACACTGAGCTGCTTCAGAACAAACATCACCACCCAAAATCTTCCTGCCTGGCTGGGCAGAGAACAGTGCTGAGGGTGCCGCTGGGGTAACTCTACCTTCCCTGGTCTGAAGGGCTGCTCCGAAATCCACATTTGTCCCACCAGATCTCACCCCTTAGTCCCCCTCTGCTTCCACAGCTCTGCACCACGGGCCTTTCCCATTAAGATGTTCAGCAAGTCAACTGCCTCACTTGGGAAGGGCTAatcctgccccagggcaggaggcGTGGACTGGATGACTCCTCTTTGTAGCCCTAGTTCCCCAGGAGATCACAGCACTTCCATCAGCTCTCCCCCAGGCTGTTTCCCGATGATTCCCTTCTTGACTGAGATGAAagcggacaaaaaaaaaaaagctagaaattaAGCCTAAATCTCTTGCACTTCACTGTGAACCACGACCAGGGCTGCTgcctttctttctccagctgtgtGTAAAACTCACAGCCCAGAGGCTGTACCAGAACAGCAGTTTGCAAACCAGCATTTGGGAAACAATGCTGTAGCTACAAACAGCTTCTAAAAAGCACAGACGGGTGCGAATGTCGAAGGGCTGGGGAAGCCTGGTTTCTGGCTACCCACAGGGCTCCACCACTGTGCCAAAATGCAAACCCCAACCTGTTTGAACCGAGGCAGAGTCACTGCACAGAGCATACGTGAGCACAGCACGTACCGCTCGCGGCTTGGGAGGGTAGAGGCAGTGGCTGCAGGCTGTGCCAAGGCtgttctccctccttccctggagGCTACCGCTAACAGGGCTCAGCCAGCGAGAGAGAGGTGCTCATGTGGGCGAGGAGGGCTTGCTCCAGGCCAGCAGGATCAAGTCAAAGTGAACTTCTGCAGCAGCTTTGTCCAACAGCTGGTAAGGGACACTTGCGGCAGGAGCTGAGCCTTGCCAAAGATACCCAAAAGACAAATCAGGTCAACTGCTCATTTCCGGGAGGCTGAATGCTGTGTGTCACTTTTGACACCGAGGAGGGTGATTTCAGAAGAGACTGTCAGATAAGCTTCAGGGTAGCACAGAAGTGATTACAGCACTGAGCCTTCTTTGTGGCTACAAGACTACTTGAACCACAGCGTACCACACAGCAGCCAGTTATCTAACAGTCAAACCCTTCATCGCCTGCATTCTGGAAGACGTAGAAGTTTCAACCATAGGAAAAAGTATGTACAGACTATCCCACTCCACAGGGATCAGACAGGCCCCAGAACTGCTGTGTGACTAGCAGAAGTACATCCCAGTGGCAGCACTGGAGACAACGAAGCCTGTGCTGATAGAAACGGCATCACTGAGAATCGCTCCTGCCACTGTGTGTCTGTGAAGCAGCACAAGCACTTACCCGCAGGGTTCCTGGAAGTAGGTTGTGTCTGTGTGACGATCCAGAGCCAGCTTCGTGTAGGCTGTGTCTCCCCGAGAGAAGTCAGAGGTAAAGTACCACATTCTGCCATAAATGGTCTCCCTGCAAAAGAGGCAGGCAGTTACCACAGTGCTGCGGGGACCAGCGTGGTGGTAGAGCAGACcctctcttgcatttgaggttaCTCCCCTCCATCCTATGTACTgagtaaattaaagcaaaacaacttAACAAAATTCACATTGTCCAGAGATGGGGCTTCTAATACCTCCTCTAGTATTGAGTTTCACTATTTCCTCCCCAAAAGACTGATGGCAATGAGTCTTGCTTCCCCTCCACAAATACAGATCTTTCCACACCAAACATCAGCCAAATCAAGGAAGCCACTGAGCAACACGAGGAGGTGCCAAAGCGCAGCCAGCCCTTGCCTGTACCACCGCAGGGTTGCCCAATAATCCCATTTCTTGTTCTTAGGATCCTGCAttttcccccgcctccccccgacAAAATGCATGGACGGGAAGAGACAAAAGGCAACGACAAACAGTACTCAGGGGGTACAGGGTGAGGGTACCCGGAGAAAAAAGTTGGCTGGTTATTCCTTGGAGCACCTCATTTCTATTTGGAATGACTATTCATTAAAAGAAGTCCCTCCTCCTCCAGTGGCCCAAGGCAAGTTAAACTGTTTCTGCAGCTTAGATAAAACTTGCAGCTCAAACCCCAGCTTGCCACGCTGCTGGTgtgttttaaacacagaagaaacatttctcaatatttttctttagggAGAGCTACAAAAGGTTTCTGCTCTCCCTGGctcccagggccagggctgccctCCTAACCTTTCAAGTCATAACAGGAAATGTCTCTCTTTGCAAAGCTCAAGTCTTCCCAGACAGGCAACTTCCTTCAGTCACTCCTCTGTGCGCAGTCCCACTGTCACAAAAGTCATCACATGCTCCCGAGGCAGCTCCACAACCTGGTGACTCCAGGCTCCCCCCTAAATAGAGTGCACTGGGGGATCTGAAATATTCCACCTCAGTTCAAGTGGACTGCCCAGGGACTGCAGAAGAGCCAGACCTTTTGTTTGCAAACCAGGCTGCACTGCACAACACATAGGGATAAGACAGCAGCACCTTTCCAAACGAAAGTAAAATTACAGTCTGCCCTTCACAGCTCCTCTCCAAAGCTGTCAGTGgccttcccagggcagccctAGTTACCTGATTAAGCTGATCCTTTCCGCTAAGATTTCTGTGTCCTCTTTGGTGGGAGTGACATTATCTACGAAAGCAATCCCGTATAACAAGAAGTTTTGCAGGAACTCCTTCAGCCCCTCGTCTGTCTCCAGGAAACTCCGGCAGTCGACGGATGGGACCTGGGCTTGGCGGTAGATTTCTGCGTTCCAGAGAATGCGCGGGTGCAtgacctgctgcttctgcccctCGTAGCTGTTCTTCACCAGCCACTCCAGCCCATACCGCGTCACGTGCCCGTCCGGCCCTTCAACAAGGGAGAAGAGTCACAGTCACCACAATTGCACTGAACAGCCCGAGATTGTGGTCAGTGCAACCATCAGCCTAGGACAGTCCTCactcttttaattttgtttggtgACAGATTCTTTGCACCCTGATGCCACCCAAAATATTATCTGCTTAAGGCCACCAGTCCTAAAAGCATTGCCCCTGCTGCAACAACTCCAAATTCAGAGCTAAGTGTTTCAACTTCAGCGGTTTTGTTTTCTATTGACAGGACTCCAAGGAGAAGTAAAGCACTGAAATCAAGCCCATAAATAAAGGTAAGCTACAACAAAAGGAAGCAAGCAGCTGGGaagctgaggagaaagctgaggagaaaggACAGAAGATGTGAATTCTGATCAGGGACACCAGCTCAAATAGGAcagggtaagaaaaagaaaacaaccgtTTCTTGACCAATCTGTTCACTATCTGCATTGCTGCTGTGTTCAAACAAACCAGTAGAATACCCAGACCCTGAAGATACACACTTCTCTACCCAAAaagggctggggggagaaggggaggaaagacAGACACAAATTTAAGATTAAGGCATGTTTACAGTAACAGCACTGCTCAGATGAGCAGTGTTTAAGTTCTGCTTACAGCTAAATCTCTTCCCAAAACAGCTACTGATTTAGAGATAAGGCTGCCCTCTCGCAGCAAACCTAAGGGTGGGATTCATCCACAAGGCTCCctctgagcagggctggtggTCCATAAAACACACAGGGTACAGTCACTTTGCCACTTACACGTGAGGAAGAGCGTGGTCTCATCCACTCGGACAGCCTTGGGTTTGATTCCCAGGTCCACACTAGCCGTGTCCAAGCTGCGCTGGTTCGTCTTGGCATTGTAGCAGGAAGCTGAGCGGCAATGGTCCCGCAGCCAGACAAAATCGAAGCGCATCAGGGTGTTCGCATACCTGAGCTCTGCAAAGAAGGTCAGGCTTGAATGACGCATCGGCGCGAGCAGtgagaaaaaacaaagccaagaacTGAAGCCGAGAGCCCACAAGTTATGATCCTACTCATAGGGGATGCAGAGGCTGTGAGACTTAGCACCTCTGTACATAAATTAAGCTAGCTCGTCATACGATGAAGACCACGCAGAATATCTTCATAGAAAGCCTGGCTCTTGCCATGGTCTCCCTTCTTACCAAGTCTACAGGCAATCTCATCCCGCAACAGGAAGGAGCACAGCTAATGAACATGCTGGCCACACACTTACCTCTATCGTCTCTCTTCAACAATGGTACATTCGGAGCTGTACAGCAGCTGCTGTACGAAACATAGTTGTAGTCCCCAGCACAGGAATACAGGTAAGAGTCAACCAAATAATCACACCAACATCCAAACATTACAGACAACATCACCACCTCGACGCAAAGCCTTGATATCCATTTAGCATCACAATAAAGCTTCTCCTGCTTGTTCCATCCTGGGACAGCTTAGGAATACTCAAAGCCCTTCTGAAGGGGGTCAGAGCCAGCAGAGGCAACAGGAGAGCATTTCCCGCTCTAGCCCTACTCAGTTTTGAAATCCAAGTATCCGAGGTCATTTTGCAGTGGGAAAACAATATCCTTTCTTGGGGTCACTATGTTGGATAAAGTGCTGAACAATTCCCTTTGGTTACAAGTGAGTCAGAGCACCAACTAGCCTCAGCAGACATCATCCAGGCAGACAGGCGCTGGAGAAACCAAACAGGCCGTGGGGAAACATGTGCCTCAGTTACCAAAAATCAGCATTAGACAGCATTTACAACTGGCTCGCTGCGTCACCTTCCATTAAGACACACTCTTCTTGCTTTTTGACTAAGCAGTCTCACAGTGAGGTACACTTTGCATCAAAAAAGGCTTTTGTGCCCCGCTGGCTCCTGCTgctcatagaattgtctaggttggaagggacctttaagatcacccagtccagccATTCACCTAACACTGCCataaaccaccacaaaaccatgtgcctcagcaccacatctgcccatcttttaaatacctccagggacggtgattccatcacttccctgggcagcctgttccaatgtttgataaccctttccatcCAGCCACACAGATAGGCTGCTTGCAAACCTGCTCCAACAACTGCGTTTCACCATCAGTGTTTTAAGGAAAACCGGCACAAGTCGGGGCTAGGGAGCAGGGCACACACCAAACCAGCCATCCTGATTGAAGTCAGAGCCTGGAGCATTACACAGAAGACAAGTGACTGACAGGGCAAGGCTCAGACGCAGTTATTGTTCAGGAATCCCTTGATTTGATTTCCAATTTAGCATCATTTTGTTTGTCATAAAAGACTTACTACCAGCAGACAAAC from Chroicocephalus ridibundus chromosome 9, bChrRid1.1, whole genome shotgun sequence encodes:
- the TMLHE gene encoding trimethyllysine dioxygenase, mitochondrial, producing MWCRRLAWLFKVPYQLRGSTRHSSLWLPCDRRTVPAAAARWHHTAPESLKCAWQLHGDHLELRYANTLMRFDFVWLRDHCRSASCYNAKTNQRSLDTASVDLGIKPKAVRVDETTLFLTWPDGHVTRYGLEWLVKNSYEGQKQQVMHPRILWNAEIYRQAQVPSVDCRSFLETDEGLKEFLQNFLLYGIAFVDNVTPTKEDTEILAERISLIRETIYGRMWYFTSDFSRGDTAYTKLALDRHTDTTYFQEPCGIQVFHCLKHEGTGGRTLLVDGFYAAEQVLRQAPDQFELLSKVPLKHEYVENVGDCHNHMIGVGPVLNVYPWNNELYLIRYNNYDRAVINTVPYDVVHRWYAAHRTLTTELRRPENELWVKLKPGKALFIDNWRVLHGREAFTGYRQLCGCYLTRDDVLNTARLLGLQA